In a genomic window of Rhodococcus sp. SGAir0479:
- a CDS encoding ParB/RepB/Spo0J family partition protein has protein sequence MTATTTPELLTVDPATLEIGDNVRDEVDLDATPEFVESIAEHGVLHPILAERRDDGTILVTDGQRRLLAARAANRTSVPVIIRPHENGTDNARKAARIGQQIVSNDQREALTDGQRAAGIAAMLDLGLSQTAVAKAASVSRDKVKTLATVGASKAARASVDEHQFTIEQAATIAEFEEAGDTEGINRLLSYGSHYQFDYMAERLRRDRAERIAHAEAAAPYEAKGFTILDGYNYHPVTFEHVLTEAGEPITLETVEAAASRWGVRLSWTEAWFDRQSGAEVAEDEIDWDTNENPDLEAEDGLLHMNNIETRRVWDREFHLLDPGNLEGSGLQLSDVAKVMFARRNGRAAAVPATAEEAAAQVEAEREERRRVRELNKRAEAANTVRRAFLRTLLGRTKIPANASVWIAVTLASDPHLLAEYHASDCLGELLGIKDYRLSNNAVRDLAVAASDSRAQVITFALVIAAMEARMVKDAWRTRPRGATAYLELLAANGYELSDVEKAIAAHIKPETITLD, from the coding sequence ATGACCGCAACGACCACCCCCGAACTGCTCACCGTCGATCCCGCCACCCTCGAAATCGGTGACAACGTCCGCGACGAGGTCGACCTCGACGCGACACCCGAGTTCGTCGAGTCCATCGCAGAACACGGTGTCCTGCACCCGATCCTGGCCGAACGCCGGGATGACGGCACCATCTTGGTCACCGATGGCCAGCGCCGACTTCTCGCCGCCCGCGCCGCGAACCGGACCAGCGTGCCCGTCATCATCCGCCCCCACGAGAACGGAACCGACAACGCCCGCAAGGCCGCTCGCATCGGCCAGCAGATCGTCTCCAACGACCAGCGCGAAGCCCTCACCGACGGCCAGCGCGCAGCCGGCATCGCCGCCATGCTCGACCTGGGCCTGTCCCAGACCGCCGTCGCCAAGGCAGCCAGCGTCTCCCGCGACAAGGTCAAGACCCTCGCGACGGTCGGCGCATCGAAGGCCGCTCGCGCCAGCGTGGACGAGCACCAGTTCACCATCGAACAGGCCGCGACCATCGCCGAGTTCGAGGAAGCCGGCGACACCGAGGGCATCAACCGCCTGCTCTCCTACGGCAGCCACTACCAGTTCGACTACATGGCCGAGCGTCTGCGTCGTGACCGGGCGGAACGCATCGCACACGCCGAGGCAGCCGCACCGTACGAGGCCAAGGGCTTCACCATCCTCGACGGCTACAACTACCACCCGGTCACGTTCGAGCACGTCCTCACCGAGGCCGGCGAACCGATCACCCTCGAGACGGTCGAAGCTGCCGCCTCCCGCTGGGGCGTCCGGCTGAGCTGGACCGAGGCGTGGTTCGACCGCCAGAGCGGGGCAGAGGTCGCCGAGGACGAGATCGACTGGGACACCAACGAGAACCCCGACCTCGAAGCCGAGGACGGACTGCTCCACATGAACAACATCGAGACCCGCCGGGTGTGGGACCGCGAGTTCCACCTGCTCGACCCGGGCAACCTCGAGGGCAGCGGCCTGCAGCTGAGCGATGTCGCCAAGGTCATGTTCGCGCGCCGGAACGGACGCGCTGCCGCAGTGCCGGCGACCGCCGAAGAAGCAGCCGCCCAGGTCGAGGCGGAGCGCGAGGAACGCCGCCGAGTCCGGGAGCTGAACAAGCGCGCCGAGGCGGCGAACACCGTCCGACGCGCCTTCCTGCGCACCCTGCTCGGGCGCACCAAGATCCCCGCGAACGCGTCCGTGTGGATTGCGGTCACCCTCGCGAGCGATCCTCACCTGCTGGCCGAGTACCACGCGAGCGACTGCCTCGGAGAGCTGCTCGGGATCAAGGACTACCGACTCTCGAACAACGCCGTCCGGGACCTGGCGGTTGCCGCCAGCGACTCGCGCGCGCAGGTCATCACCTTCGCCCTGGTGATCGCCGCGATGGAGGCCCGCATGGTCAAGGACGCCTGGCGGACCCGGCCCCGGGGTGCAACCGCCTACCTCGAACTCCTCGCCGCGAACGGTTACGAGCTGTCGGATGTCGAGAAGGCGATCGCCGCGCACATCAAGCCCGAAACGATCACCCTCGACTAG
- a CDS encoding ribbon-helix-helix domain-containing protein has translation MTTTNTGVAAQMEEAMTNKKKNYDEAADWAEHEMTLPENSKTARRGAAAAEAGRALLARAHAGRPSLDPQAKPGEESPRRQVRLPLAVSEQVDALAAAQGRRAAEVMRDAITMYVNEHASR, from the coding sequence ATGACGACCACGAACACGGGGGTGGCGGCACAGATGGAGGAAGCCATGACCAACAAGAAGAAGAACTACGACGAGGCAGCCGACTGGGCCGAACACGAGATGACCCTGCCGGAGAACTCGAAGACGGCCCGCAGGGGAGCCGCCGCCGCAGAGGCGGGGCGAGCGCTCCTTGCTCGCGCCCATGCCGGGCGGCCGAGTCTGGATCCGCAGGCCAAGCCGGGGGAGGAATCGCCCCGGCGACAAGTGCGACTGCCCCTCGCGGTGAGCGAACAGGTGGACGCACTGGCAGCCGCCCAGGGTCGGCGCGCCGCCGAAGTCATGCGCGACGCCATCACGATGTACGTCAACGAACACGCAAGCCGCTGA
- the ligD gene encoding non-homologous end-joining DNA ligase, whose product MSAAAAPPAPMLATLGEPPAGEGWAFEMKWDGQRAVTNADRGGVRMFSRNGNDITGAFPELTGPIGEAVDDHDVVLDGEIVALDAKGRPSFSRLQRRMHVVRPTVQLRNDFPVTYYVFDVLALDGEPTTALTYLERRKLLDSLGMSGRRVQVPPFWTDVDGERMLDLAREHHLEGVVAKRVDSTYRPGRRAPAWIKTPLRKNTEAIVVGWVDGSGAARNGVGSLLLGAYDDGILKYIGHVGTGFTTAFRRSLRQQLAALERPTSPLSAPPPNRDVRGAHWVSPELVGDVEYREYTGGSLRHPSWKGLRDDKAPDEVDLPGTH is encoded by the coding sequence ATGAGTGCCGCGGCGGCTCCCCCGGCGCCGATGCTCGCCACCCTCGGCGAGCCACCGGCCGGTGAGGGATGGGCATTCGAGATGAAGTGGGACGGACAACGCGCCGTCACCAACGCCGACCGCGGCGGCGTCCGGATGTTCAGCCGCAACGGCAACGACATCACCGGCGCGTTCCCGGAACTGACCGGGCCGATCGGCGAGGCCGTCGACGACCACGACGTCGTCCTCGACGGGGAGATCGTGGCGCTCGATGCCAAGGGCCGGCCTTCGTTCAGTCGACTGCAGCGCAGGATGCACGTGGTGCGCCCGACAGTGCAGCTGCGCAACGACTTCCCGGTCACCTACTACGTCTTCGACGTCCTCGCGCTCGACGGCGAACCCACGACGGCACTCACGTATCTCGAGCGGCGGAAGCTGCTCGACAGTCTCGGCATGTCGGGGCGGCGCGTACAGGTGCCGCCGTTCTGGACGGACGTCGACGGCGAGCGAATGCTCGACCTGGCCCGCGAGCACCACCTCGAGGGTGTGGTCGCGAAGCGCGTGGACTCCACGTACCGGCCGGGCCGGCGGGCACCGGCCTGGATCAAGACTCCGCTGCGCAAGAACACAGAGGCGATCGTGGTGGGCTGGGTCGACGGCAGCGGCGCGGCCCGCAATGGTGTCGGATCCCTGCTACTCGGCGCATACGACGACGGGATCTTGAAGTACATCGGGCACGTCGGTACCGGATTCACCACCGCGTTCCGCCGATCGCTCCGCCAACAGCTGGCCGCACTCGAGCGGCCCACGAGCCCGCTATCCGCTCCTCCACCGAATCGGGATGTCAGGGGCGCGCACTGGGTCTCGCCCGAACTGGTCGGTGATGTCGAGTACCGCGAGTACACCGGCGGCAGTCTGAGACACCCCAGCTGGAAGGGCCTCCGCGACGACAAGGCCCCCGACGAGGTGGATCTGCCCGGCACGCACTGA